From Choloepus didactylus isolate mChoDid1 chromosome 23 unlocalized genomic scaffold, mChoDid1.pri SUPER_23_unloc2, whole genome shotgun sequence, a single genomic window includes:
- the LOC119525008 gene encoding LOW QUALITY PROTEIN: zinc finger protein 148-like (The sequence of the model RefSeq protein was modified relative to this genomic sequence to represent the inferred CDS: inserted 2 bases in 1 codon): MIIDDKLEGLFLKCGSIDXSSRTMVVMGGVSGQSAMSGELQESVLQDQSMPPQEILAADEVLQESEMRQQDMISHDELMVHKETVKNDEQIETHERLPQGLQYALNVPISVKQEITFTDVSEQLRDKKPIREPVDLQKKKKQKQRSPAKILTINEDGSLGFKTLKSHVCEHCNSAFRMNYHLQRHVFIPSGKKNTFQCSQCDMNFIQKYLLQRHEKINMGEKPFHCDESGDETNHASATSTQDFCDQVTSQKKAEAQCVHQAYQMRSFEQPFCAPYHGSRAANGQVNLQGPGTSAESPEFPLVNVNGNRAGMTASPDTTTGQTFG; encoded by the exons ATGATCATTGATGACAAACTGGAAGGATTGTTTCTTAAATGTGGCAGCATAGA GTCTTCCAGGACAATGGTTGTAATGGGTGGAGTGTCTGGCCAGTCTGCCATGTCTGGGGAACTGCAGGAATCAGTGCTTCAAGATCAGAGTATGCCTCCCCAGGAGATCCTTGCTGCAGATGAAGTGTTACAAGAAAGTGAAATGAGACAGCAAGACATGATATCACATGATGAACTCATGGTCCATAAGGAGACAGTGAAAAATGATGAGCAGATAGAAACACACGAAAGACTTCCTCAAGGACTACAGTATGCACTTAATGTCCCTATAAGTGTAAAGCAGGAAATTACTTTTACTGATGTAtctgagcaactgagagacaaAAAGCCAATCAGAGAGCCAGTAGACTTACAGAAAAAGAAGAAGCAGAAACAACGTTCTCCTGCAAAAATCCTTACAATAAATGAGGATGGATCACTTGGTTTCAAAACCCTTAAATCTCATGTTTGTGAGCACTGCAATTCTGCCTTTAGAATGAACTATCACTTACAGAGACATGTCTTCATTCCTTCAggcaaaaaaaacacatttcaatgtAGTCAATGTGACATGAATTTCATACAGAAGTACTTGCTACAGAGACATGAGAAGATTAATATGGGTGAAAAACCATTTCACTGTGATGAAAGTG GTGATGAGACAAACCATGCTTCTGCCACATCAACACAGGACTTTTGTGATCAAGTGACTTCTCAGAAGAAAGCTGAGGCTCAGTGTGTCCACCAAGCTTACCAAATGAGATCCTTTGAACAGCCTTTCTGTGCTCCATACCATGGATCGAGAGCTGCCAATGGACAGGTGAACCTTCAGGGACCAGGGACAAGTGCTGAATCTCCAGAATTTCCCTTGGTGAACGTAAATGGTAATAGAGCTGGGATGACAGCTTCACCAGATACCACAACTGGACAGACTTTTGGctaa